The Candidatus Omnitrophota bacterium genome contains a region encoding:
- a CDS encoding DUF5679 domain-containing protein yields the protein MEAYCVKCKSKKEMKDAQKVTMKNGRPAMKGKCPDCGTGMYRILKPGA from the coding sequence TTGGAAGCATATTGTGTAAAATGTAAAAGTAAAAAGGAAATGAAGGACGCCCAAAAAGTTACCATGAAGAATGGAAGACCGGCTATGAAGGGCAAATGTCCAGACTGCGGCACGGGAATGTATCGAATATTAAAACCTGGAGCTTAA
- the rsfS gene encoding ribosome silencing factor, with protein sequence MEVIDSGEKSLICARACRDKKGENILLIDLKKISNFTDFFVICDGQSDRHLKAIADNILGELKHFNIRVWHIDGYREGRWILLDYNDVIVHIFCKELRSFYDLERLWSKAPRSAL encoded by the coding sequence GTGGAAGTTATAGATTCAGGAGAAAAATCCTTGATTTGTGCCCGGGCCTGCCGGGACAAAAAAGGAGAGAATATTCTTTTAATCGATTTAAAGAAGATTTCTAATTTTACCGATTTTTTTGTTATCTGTGACGGCCAATCAGACAGGCATCTTAAAGCTATAGCCGACAACATATTAGGTGAATTAAAGCATTTCAATATTCGGGTTTGGCATATTGATGGTTACCGGGAAGGTAGGTGGATCTTACTCGATTATAACGATGTTATTGTTCATATATTTTGTAAGGAACTGCGGTCTTTTTATGACTTAGAGCGGTTATGGTCAAAGGCCCCCAGGAGTGCTTTGTGA
- the argS gene encoding arginine--tRNA ligase — protein sequence MSQRIEEEIIILVNKAVDRLKTKGLLPAESAGRIKLETPKNESVGDLSTNLAMDIARRTKIPSTKVAELIVGEIKNRFGQTPLLTSKLKKIEIKPPGFINFFLNVRYLYNVLFEIKRSNKNYGRSNIGRRRRVQVEFVSANPTGPLTIAHGRQAAVGDSLANILRVNGYRVSKEYYINDQGSQIELLGSSVKARYFEIFEKDCSFPENGYKGQYIRAIARKIADKYGPRYLNSSDKKTLSFFSGYALKVILSGIKKDLKEFKVNFDSWFSQAAFSKTGRVKKTLQDLNKRGYLYNKDGATWLESTRFGDDKDRVLIKQDSSFTYITPDIAYHRDKFRRGFKKIIDIWGPDHHGYIPRLKAAMQALGYPRGALSMLIVQLVTIYDRGKILAMSTRMGEFVTLGQLVKETGLDASRFFFLMRKRDSHFDFDLDLARKESEDNPVYYVQYAYARVCSIVRFSRRRINTKINPFLLDKSEEIRIIKILRSYPEIVCSSAKSLEPQQVTLYVRTLAKSFHNFYTKYRVVTKDARLTTARLLLVDCVRIVLKNCLDLLGVAAPEKM from the coding sequence GTGAGCCAAAGGATAGAAGAGGAGATCATTATTTTAGTCAATAAGGCAGTAGACAGGCTTAAAACCAAAGGCCTGCTTCCTGCTGAATCTGCCGGCCGGATAAAGCTGGAAACTCCCAAGAATGAATCAGTCGGGGATCTTTCGACAAACCTTGCTATGGATATTGCCCGCCGGACTAAGATACCTTCAACCAAGGTCGCTGAGCTGATTGTTGGCGAGATTAAAAATAGATTCGGGCAAACCCCTCTTCTTACCAGTAAGCTTAAAAAGATCGAGATCAAACCCCCGGGATTTATAAATTTTTTCTTAAACGTAAGATATTTGTATAATGTCTTATTCGAGATAAAAAGATCCAATAAAAATTATGGAAGGTCAAATATCGGCAGGCGCAGGCGTGTTCAGGTTGAATTTGTCAGCGCTAATCCCACCGGGCCCCTGACCATAGCTCATGGCCGTCAGGCGGCAGTAGGCGATAGCTTGGCTAATATCCTGCGGGTGAACGGGTACCGGGTCAGCAAAGAATATTACATTAATGACCAGGGCAGCCAGATCGAACTTTTAGGCAGCTCTGTAAAAGCCCGATATTTCGAGATATTTGAAAAGGATTGCTCCTTCCCGGAAAATGGATATAAGGGCCAATATATCAGGGCGATAGCCCGGAAAATCGCCGATAAATACGGGCCTAGATATCTTAATTCCTCAGATAAAAAGACATTAAGCTTCTTTTCAGGATACGCGTTAAAGGTGATTCTGAGCGGAATCAAGAAAGACCTTAAGGAATTCAAGGTAAATTTTGATAGTTGGTTTTCACAGGCCGCATTTAGTAAAACAGGCAGGGTTAAAAAAACGCTTCAGGATTTGAACAAAAGGGGTTATCTTTACAACAAGGACGGAGCTACCTGGCTTGAGTCAACACGTTTTGGCGATGACAAAGATCGGGTTTTGATAAAACAAGATAGTAGTTTTACCTATATCACCCCTGACATAGCTTATCACCGGGACAAATTCAGGCGCGGTTTTAAAAAGATTATTGATATCTGGGGGCCGGACCATCACGGGTATATTCCCCGGTTAAAAGCAGCTATGCAGGCCCTGGGTTATCCCAGGGGAGCATTATCAATGCTTATTGTCCAATTAGTTACCATATATGACCGGGGCAAGATCCTGGCGATGTCTACCAGGATGGGCGAGTTTGTTACCCTCGGGCAGCTTGTAAAGGAAACGGGCCTTGATGCGAGCCGTTTTTTCTTCTTGATGAGGAAGAGAGATTCGCATTTTGATTTTGATCTGGACCTGGCCCGCAAAGAATCAGAAGATAACCCGGTATATTATGTCCAGTATGCCTATGCCAGGGTTTGCAGTATTGTCCGGTTTTCCCGCCGGAGAATAAATACGAAGATTAATCCGTTTTTGCTTGATAAATCCGAGGAAATCCGTATAATAAAGATTCTGAGGTCTTATCCGGAAATTGTCTGCAGCAGCGCAAAGTCTCTTGAGCCGCAGCAGGTCACGCTTTATGTCCGCACGCTGGCTAAAAGCTTTCATAACTTTTATACCAAATACCGGGTAGTTACCAAAGATGCTCGTTTGACAACAGCCAGACTTCTTCTCGTTGATTGTGTGAGGATTGTTTTGAAGAATTGTCTGGATTTATTGGGAGTTGCAGCTCCAGAAAAGATGTGA